In the Campylobacter showae genome, one interval contains:
- a CDS encoding sensor histidine kinase: MSTTQNKKKYLISLKTYTAAMFIFVFCVLCVAASAAILAYERIFEMKLGMFWGIISFCAIVMGAGGAIFYAVSAYFLRYVESFRLAAGKIARGDFAVRVARKNCKRGVDSEYLHELDELAANINLTAAALEKMDYMQKDFISNVLHELKTPLSVISGYCEIAQDETDEARRNEYLDLIKEQAGALSRLCEDMLLLSRLDSQAGVNLDENVRVDEQLRKAAAMLMQKYDGREFDLDLAAVTVRSNASMLAQIWVNLMDNALKYSAADIGVSCREEGGRLIVRISDEGAGIEAKKLEKIYDKFYQCEESHKGKGSGLGLSIVRRIVYLLGGEISLESEPGRGTTASVKIPNARKI, translated from the coding sequence ATGAGTACTACGCAAAATAAGAAAAAATACCTAATCAGCTTAAAAACCTACACCGCGGCGATGTTTATCTTCGTCTTTTGCGTGCTTTGCGTCGCGGCGTCGGCGGCGATCCTGGCTTACGAGCGGATATTTGAGATGAAGCTTGGGATGTTTTGGGGCATTATCAGCTTTTGCGCTATCGTGATGGGCGCGGGCGGAGCGATATTTTACGCGGTATCGGCCTATTTTTTGAGATATGTCGAGAGCTTTAGGCTAGCAGCCGGTAAGATCGCCAGAGGCGACTTCGCCGTTAGGGTCGCGCGCAAGAACTGCAAACGCGGCGTGGATAGCGAGTACCTGCACGAGCTAGACGAGCTAGCGGCAAATATAAATTTGACCGCGGCGGCGCTAGAAAAGATGGACTACATGCAAAAGGACTTCATTTCAAACGTCTTGCACGAGCTAAAAACGCCTCTAAGCGTCATCAGCGGCTACTGCGAGATCGCACAGGACGAGACGGACGAAGCGCGCAGAAACGAGTATCTAGATCTCATAAAAGAGCAAGCGGGCGCGCTAAGCAGACTGTGCGAGGATATGCTGCTACTATCGCGCCTGGACAGCCAAGCGGGCGTAAATTTGGACGAAAACGTGCGTGTAGACGAGCAGCTGCGAAAGGCCGCCGCGATGCTAATGCAAAAGTACGACGGGCGTGAGTTTGATCTAGATCTAGCCGCCGTAACTGTGCGTAGCAACGCCTCGATGCTAGCGCAAATTTGGGTAAATTTGATGGATAACGCGTTGAAATACTCAGCCGCCGATATCGGCGTGAGCTGCCGAGAAGAGGGCGGGCGGCTTATAGTACGCATTAGCGACGAGGGGGCGGGCATCGAGGCTAAAAAGCTTGAGAAAATCTACGATAAATTTTATCAATGCGAGGAGTCGCACAAGGGCAAGGGCAGCGGTCTTGGGCTATCTATCGTGCGGCGTATAGTTTATCTTTTGGGCGGGGAGATAAGCCTTGAAAGCGAGCCGGGGCGCGGCACGACTGCTAGCGTGAAAATCCCAAACGCGCGTAAAATTTGA
- a CDS encoding YfbM family protein → MGMSAHYYAYVQDDIEAIKNGGDGEALDEYDLDKMWDAMHKTLTGKNMFEAMSAGEIFTTPNPLSWAIFGRGMAGEEGSEAVSYVDADDVKAVAKAMQSTDIGALLANVNFTGFGKAGTYPEIWEYESEFEDIKAELKEHFNGLLSFYQNAAGKGLGVLIVIA, encoded by the coding sequence ATGGGAATGAGCGCGCACTACTACGCTTATGTTCAGGATGATATCGAGGCGATAAAAAACGGCGGCGACGGCGAGGCGCTGGACGAATACGACCTGGATAAAATGTGGGATGCGATGCATAAAACGCTAACGGGTAAAAATATGTTTGAAGCGATGAGCGCGGGCGAGATTTTCACGACGCCTAATCCGCTTAGCTGGGCTATATTTGGGCGCGGCATGGCTGGCGAGGAAGGAAGCGAGGCTGTATCTTACGTGGACGCAGATGACGTAAAAGCCGTAGCCAAAGCGATGCAGAGCACCGACATCGGCGCGCTTTTAGCAAACGTAAATTTTACGGGCTTCGGCAAGGCGGGCACCTATCCCGAGATATGGGAGTACGAGAGTGAATTTGAGGATATCAAAGCCGAGCTAAAAGAGCATTTTAACGGGCTTTTGAGCTTTTATCAAAATGCCGCGGGCAAAGGCCTTGGCGTGCTGATAGTGATAGCGTAA
- a CDS encoding response regulator transcription factor, giving the protein MFKILVAEDDENLNKIICLKLAQEGFSPLAAFDGRQALQLLESERADLVITDIMMPGLSGYELTKQIKLLDESLPVLMITAKSGMEGMEKGFVTGADDYMSKPVNLKEMTLRINALLRRAKIASGKRLKFKNSELDYAALSLKIGGEAVELAPKEFYLLFLLLSNPGKIFTRLEVMQEIWGYDTDSDERAVDTHVKKLRRKLENCTDFEIATVRGIGYKGEIYE; this is encoded by the coding sequence ATGTTTAAAATTTTAGTCGCCGAGGATGACGAGAATTTAAATAAAATCATCTGCCTAAAGCTCGCCCAGGAAGGCTTTTCTCCGCTTGCGGCTTTTGACGGGCGCCAGGCTTTGCAGCTACTAGAGAGCGAGCGCGCCGATCTTGTGATCACCGATATCATGATGCCCGGGCTTAGCGGATACGAGCTAACCAAACAAATCAAACTACTAGACGAGTCGCTGCCGGTGCTCATGATAACGGCAAAAAGCGGCATGGAGGGCATGGAGAAAGGCTTTGTCACGGGGGCGGACGACTACATGAGCAAGCCCGTAAATTTAAAAGAAATGACGCTACGCATAAACGCGCTTTTGCGCCGAGCCAAGATCGCTAGCGGCAAGCGGCTGAAGTTTAAAAACTCCGAGCTAGACTATGCGGCTCTTAGCCTAAAAATCGGCGGTGAGGCCGTAGAGCTCGCGCCAAAGGAGTTTTATCTGCTCTTTTTACTGCTCTCAAACCCGGGCAAAATTTTCACTCGCCTAGAAGTCATGCAAGAAATCTGGGGCTACGACACGGATAGCGACGAGCGCGCGGTCGATACGCACGTAAAAAAACTACGCCGCAAGCTAGAAAACTGCACGGACTTTGAGATAGCTACGGTGCGCGGCATCGGCTATAAGGGTGAAATTTACGAGTGA
- a CDS encoding LysE family translocator, giving the protein MNYLLFAVTFFPISLMPGINMTYAMSIGMSLGYVRALPMMSGQLASLALVGICCMLGVGAVLAHYSFAFKVLNVIAGLYLLYLGAMLFFSKGQLSITKVSQLPSKKQMFLNGAVVCISNPKAWIFLSALLPTFLDANDPFSLPRILSITVMLVFIEFCSLSIYALGGAILKKFLQTHLRLLEIFTAAIICVIGVLMMLR; this is encoded by the coding sequence ATGAACTACCTACTTTTTGCCGTTACGTTTTTCCCCATCAGCCTGATGCCGGGCATCAACATGACCTACGCGATGAGTATCGGCATGAGCCTAGGCTACGTGCGCGCGCTGCCGATGATGTCGGGCCAGCTCGCCTCTCTGGCCTTAGTAGGTATTTGCTGTATGCTGGGAGTGGGCGCCGTTTTGGCGCATTATAGTTTCGCGTTTAAGGTTTTAAACGTCATCGCGGGGCTTTATCTGCTGTATCTGGGCGCTATGCTGTTTTTTAGCAAGGGGCAGCTTAGCATCACGAAGGTCTCGCAGCTGCCGAGTAAAAAGCAGATGTTTTTAAACGGCGCCGTGGTCTGCATCTCAAATCCTAAGGCGTGGATTTTTCTATCGGCTTTGTTGCCGACTTTTTTGGACGCGAACGATCCTTTTAGCCTGCCTCGTATACTCTCTATCACGGTTATGCTCGTTTTTATCGAGTTTTGCTCGCTTAGCATCTATGCTCTGGGCGGAGCGATACTAAAGAAATTTTTGCAAACTCATCTGCGGCTTTTAGAGATTTTTACGGCCGCCATTATCTGCGTCATCGGCGTTTTGATGATGCTTCGCTAA
- a CDS encoding DsrE/DsrF/TusD sulfur relay family protein yields the protein MKKFLLILTNKPYNGTDNAYNALRLAGALKNRGEYVRIFLMNDAVDLARNSTQKPENYDFDLVAKLKELHANGVALKVCGSCEARCGLHAGEPYFDSEIKGSMDILASWVAECDQVMTF from the coding sequence ATGAAAAAATTTCTACTCATCCTCACAAATAAGCCGTATAACGGCACAGACAACGCGTATAATGCATTGCGGTTAGCAGGAGCGCTCAAAAACAGGGGCGAATACGTCAGGATATTTCTGATGAACGACGCTGTAGATCTTGCGCGAAATAGCACGCAAAAGCCCGAAAACTACGACTTTGATCTCGTGGCGAAACTAAAAGAGCTACACGCAAACGGCGTAGCGCTAAAAGTCTGCGGTAGCTGCGAGGCTAGATGCGGTCTGCACGCGGGAGAGCCGTATTTTGATAGCGAGATAAAAGGCAGCATGGATATCCTTGCTAGCTGGGTCGCGGAGTGCGATCAGGTGATGACTTTTTAG